CCCTGAAGAAGCGTAAGTAGGCGCTTTCCAGCCTTTCGGCTGAGTTAAAAAATAGCCCGTTCCAACTTGGAGCGGGCTATTTTTTTGTAAGGTGGGCGCAGCGTGCCAGGCCTATTCCCACGCGCCCAGCAGCCTTCGCAGCAAAATAATCTCGCCGGTATGGTAGGCAGCGTGGTCACCGATGAGCAGGGCTTCGCGCAGCATGTTCTGGCCGTCGCCGTGGGGTAGGGGCGTGAAGAGGTCGGTAGCGGGGTCTTCGAGCAGACTAATAAATTGCTCGCGGTCGTGCTCGATGGCGCGCAGCGCGGCCTGCCAGCCGGCTTCATTCACAGCCAAGGTCTTATCGGGCCAGTAGCTGGCGGGCCACTCGCGGGCCTGATAATCGGGGTTCAGGCAGAAGTCCAGAATGTCGGCCTGCGCAATGCGGATGTGCTCCACGAGCTGCCAGATGGTGTAGGGCACCGCGGGCACTGGCTGGTTGCGCAGTGGCGCGGGCAGGTTGGCCACGGCCTGCTCGAAGGTGGCGTGGGCATTGCCGCCCAGTAGTAGCGCGGTTAGCTCGGCCACAAGGGTAGTTCGGGTTGGGTCGTTCATGAGGTGGAGGGGGGTAGGAGGCTGATTAAACGGCAGCGCAGGTAATATAAAGCGCAATGCCTACTGCCCAAGCTGCCGCGACTTTTACCTTCGCGCCGGCTTATGAACGACCCCGAGATTCGTGCCCGGCTCTACCCCCTGCTGCGGGGCGGGGTGCACATTGATGAGCTGCCCACCGGCAGTACCCGCGCCGACGTGGTGCATATCACCGAGTACTTTATGCACGGTTATGAGGTGAAGGGCGACGGCGACACCCTGCAACGGGTAGAAAACCAGCTCCGCTGCTACGCCGAAGTCTATGATTTTGTCACCTTCGTGGTTACTGAAAAGCACCTGGCCAAGCTGCTACCGCGCCTGCCCGCCTGGGTAGGCGTGCTGGTAGCCGCCGCCGACGGCCCTACCCTGCGCTGCCACCGCCCGGCCGGCTACAACGCCACCGTGCAGCGCGCCCCGCTGGCCGGGCTGCTGTGGGTAGAGGAAATCAAGCAGTTTCTGCTGGCGCGGGGCCTGGCCGGGGCCAGCACCCTGCGCCAGCGCGAAGTGGCCCAATACCTGCGCACGGCCCACACCGTGCCGCTGTCGGCCCTGGCCCAGTATGTGCGTGAGCGCCTCATGGCCCGGCTGCCCGAGCGCCTGCTGCTGCGCGAGGCGCGCCACGCTGAGCGCGCCCGGCTGGCCAGCCTGCGCCAGCGCCGCCAGGCCCGGCGGGGGTAGGGCGGGCGTAGTTGGTCTGTACAAAGATGGCCGTCGTTGCGAGCAACGCGAAGCAATGACAACCGAACGATTTCAGAACCGAGCGCAGTGAAGCAACAACGGACGATTCTATTAAGTCCTGCTCTATAAGGAAGTCGCAGGCTTACCTTGCACTAAAATCCGCCCTACCCTCCTTTTTTTAGCGAAGCTGCTATGACCTCTCCCCTTGCTGCCTTGCCCCGGCTGCCTAAGTCGCCCACCGGCATCGAAGGTCTAGATGAGATAACCGAAGGCGGCCTGCCGCTGGGCCGCCCTACCCTCCTCTGCGGCAGCGCGGGCTGCGGGAAAACGCTGATGGCCATTGAGTTTCTGGTGCGCGGTGTGGAGCTATACAAGGAGCCGGGCGTGCTGATGACTTTCGAGGAAACCGCCGACGAGCTGACGGCAAATGTGGCCTCGCTGGGCTTCGACTTGCGCCAGATGCAGGCCGATAAGATGCTGCGCCTCGACCACGTGCACCTCGACCGCTCCGAAGTAGAAGAGTCGGGCGAGTACGACCTCGACGGGCTATTTATCCGCCTGGGCTACGCCATCGATTCTATCGGGGCCAAGCGCGTGGTGCTCGATACCATTGAGGCGCTATTTTCGGGTTTTACCAACCAGGCCGTGTTGCGCTCCGAAATTAGGCGGCTGTTTCGCTGGCTCAAGGATAAGGGCGTGACAACCATCATCACGGCCGAGCGCGGCGACGGCACGCTCACGCGCCAGGGCCTGGAGGAGTACGTGTCGGACTGCGTGATTTTGCTCGATAACCGGGTGATTGAGCAGATTACGACCCGGCGGCTGCGCATCGTAAAGTACCGCGGCAGCACGCACGGCACCAACGAATACCCTTACCTCATCAGCGAGGACGGCATCTCGGTGCTACCCGTAACGTCGCTGCGGCTGGACCACACCGTGTCCGACGAAATTATTTCGACCGGCGTGCCGGGGCTCAATGCCATGTTTGCGCAGCGCGGCTGGTACCGGGGCAGCAGCGTGCTGCTCACGGGCACGGCCGGCACCGCCAAAACCACGCTGGCCGCCGCCTTTGCCGCCGAAACCTGCCGCCGCGGCGAGCGCTGCCTGTACTTTGCCTTTGAGGAATCGCCGGCTCAGCTCATCCGCAATATGCAGACGGTGGGGCTCGACTTGCAGCCCTATCTCGACCAGGACCTGCTGCGCATCGAAGCCTCGCGGCCTACACTCAACGGCTTGGAGCGCCACCTCGTGACGCTGCACCGCGATGTGCGCGAGTTTCGGCCCCAGGCCGTCGTCATCGACCCCATCAGCAACCTCATCTCGGTAGGCAGCGTCAGCGAAGTGCGTAGTATGCTCACGCGGATGATTGATTTCCTGAAGATTAACAACGTTACGGCACTGTTCACGGCCCTCGTCAGCGGGAAGTATGGGCAATTGGAGCTAACCGAAGAAGGCGTGTCGTCCTTAGTCGATACCTGGATTTCGGTGCGCGACTTGGAGGGA
The genomic region above belongs to Hymenobacter psoromatis and contains:
- the kaiC gene encoding circadian clock protein KaiC; protein product: MTSPLAALPRLPKSPTGIEGLDEITEGGLPLGRPTLLCGSAGCGKTLMAIEFLVRGVELYKEPGVLMTFEETADELTANVASLGFDLRQMQADKMLRLDHVHLDRSEVEESGEYDLDGLFIRLGYAIDSIGAKRVVLDTIEALFSGFTNQAVLRSEIRRLFRWLKDKGVTTIITAERGDGTLTRQGLEEYVSDCVILLDNRVIEQITTRRLRIVKYRGSTHGTNEYPYLISEDGISVLPVTSLRLDHTVSDEIISTGVPGLNAMFAQRGWYRGSSVLLTGTAGTAKTTLAAAFAAETCRRGERCLYFAFEESPAQLIRNMQTVGLDLQPYLDQDLLRIEASRPTLNGLERHLVTLHRDVREFRPQAVVIDPISNLISVGSVSEVRSMLTRMIDFLKINNVTALFTALVSGKYGQLELTEEGVSSLVDTWISVRDLEGIGERNRGLSILKARGMAHSNQVREFIITDHGVELLDVIIGPDGIITGAGRLTQRIQEEAQLAVRQHEAERRDRELERRRRVLEATIANLRTEFESVEEELRHLSQQEQARDAAQREGHAALATGGTAADYFPTPPNARP
- a CDS encoding sce7726 family protein, whose translation is MNDPEIRARLYPLLRGGVHIDELPTGSTRADVVHITEYFMHGYEVKGDGDTLQRVENQLRCYAEVYDFVTFVVTEKHLAKLLPRLPAWVGVLVAAADGPTLRCHRPAGYNATVQRAPLAGLLWVEEIKQFLLARGLAGASTLRQREVAQYLRTAHTVPLSALAQYVRERLMARLPERLLLREARHAERARLASLRQRRQARRG
- a CDS encoding DinB family protein, yielding MNDPTRTTLVAELTALLLGGNAHATFEQAVANLPAPLRNQPVPAVPYTIWQLVEHIRIAQADILDFCLNPDYQAREWPASYWPDKTLAVNEAGWQAALRAIEHDREQFISLLEDPATDLFTPLPHGDGQNMLREALLIGDHAAYHTGEIILLRRLLGAWE